From a region of the Aeoliella mucimassa genome:
- a CDS encoding RNA recognition motif domain-containing protein, with protein MGKKLYCGNLSYEMSSGDLEKLFSEFGGVRDAQVVSDRETGRSKGFGFVEMESDGDAQSAINGLNETLHNGRPLTVNEAKPRESRSGGGGGGYGGGRGRRY; from the coding sequence TTGGGTAAGAAGTTGTATTGTGGAAATCTTAGTTATGAGATGTCCAGTGGAGATCTTGAAAAGCTCTTCAGCGAATTCGGTGGCGTACGCGACGCCCAAGTGGTTTCGGATCGTGAAACCGGCCGAAGCAAAGGATTTGGCTTCGTCGAAATGGAGTCGGATGGCGATGCGCAATCGGCCATCAATGGATTGAACGAAACGCTGCATAATGGCCGTCCGTTGACGGTGAACGAAGCCAAACCGCGTGAAAGCCGAAGCGGCGGCGGTGGTGGTGGATACGGCGGCGGTCGCGGGCGACGCTATTAA
- the fliG gene encoding flagellar motor switch protein FliG: MSDIHRAAIVLMSLPEDEAALVLSKLSAKEVEQVSIEIARTKRISPMEQDTTIREFANTSPAASTEGGSLDLAKNLVKKALGSDAGQALDNIRQQIEALPFGFLRTVDSQNVLTYLSDEHPQTIALVMSYLPANYAAEVLAGLSPDRQLAVVRRMATMGQTNPEIIREVERGLEGRMSNVVSQSLQSAGGVEPVAEMLNVTERSIERMILDQIAEEDPDLVEEIRRLMFVFEDVAKFSGKDIQVMLKHIETSQWALALKGASEELKDKVLGNMSQRAADMLREEMEFLGAVKVSAVEAEQQRIVDIVRSLEDAGEIEINANGEEEQLVQ, translated from the coding sequence ATGTCGGATATTCATCGCGCTGCAATCGTACTGATGAGCCTGCCCGAGGATGAGGCTGCGCTCGTGCTGAGCAAGCTCAGTGCTAAAGAGGTCGAACAGGTTTCCATCGAGATCGCCCGCACCAAGCGGATCAGTCCGATGGAGCAGGACACCACGATCCGCGAGTTCGCCAATACCAGCCCCGCGGCTTCGACCGAAGGGGGAAGTCTCGACCTCGCGAAGAATCTGGTGAAGAAAGCGCTCGGCTCCGATGCCGGGCAGGCGCTCGACAATATTCGCCAGCAGATCGAAGCGTTGCCGTTCGGGTTCTTGCGAACGGTCGATAGTCAGAACGTGTTGACCTACTTGAGCGACGAGCATCCTCAGACGATTGCGCTAGTGATGTCGTATCTGCCAGCCAACTACGCAGCCGAGGTGCTCGCGGGGCTCTCGCCCGACCGGCAATTGGCCGTCGTGCGGCGGATGGCCACGATGGGGCAGACGAATCCCGAGATCATTCGCGAAGTCGAACGCGGCCTCGAAGGGCGGATGTCGAACGTAGTGAGCCAGAGCCTGCAAAGCGCCGGCGGCGTGGAACCGGTGGCCGAAATGCTCAACGTGACCGAGCGGTCGATCGAACGGATGATTCTCGATCAGATTGCCGAAGAAGATCCCGATCTGGTCGAAGAGATCCGCCGCTTGATGTTCGTGTTCGAGGATGTCGCCAAGTTCTCGGGCAAGGACATCCAGGTCATGCTTAAGCACATCGAAACTTCGCAGTGGGCTCTGGCTCTCAAGGGTGCCAGCGAGGAACTCAAGGACAAGGTGCTCGGCAACATGTCGCAACGGGCGGCCGATATGCTCCGCGAAGAAATGGAGTTCCTCGGGGCGGTCAAAGTGTCCGCGGTCGAAGCCGAGCAGCAACGCATCGTCGATATCGTCCGCAGCCTGGAAGACGCCGGCGAAATCGAAATCAATGCCAATGGCGAAGAAGAGCAGCTGGTGCAGTAG
- a CDS encoding 6-pyruvoyl trahydropterin synthase family protein, whose product MQNSYRVRLAKEQFTFCAAHFITYAGNICEPLHGHNYTVSAEFTGPLDENQYVVDFIAARDALMAITSGLDHRMLLPTSHPTIAVVADDREVTVTFEDRRWVFPKGDCVLLPVSNTTAELLAHHIGEQLLASLAEQGFAPARLEVAVDECQGQQGVCVWDA is encoded by the coding sequence ATGCAAAACAGTTATCGCGTTCGGCTTGCGAAGGAACAATTCACGTTCTGCGCGGCGCACTTTATCACTTACGCCGGTAACATTTGTGAGCCGCTGCACGGGCATAACTACACGGTGTCGGCCGAGTTCACTGGGCCGCTCGATGAGAACCAGTACGTGGTCGACTTCATCGCCGCTCGCGATGCGCTGATGGCCATCACTAGCGGGCTTGATCATCGCATGCTGCTGCCGACCAGCCATCCCACCATCGCAGTCGTGGCCGACGATCGCGAGGTGACCGTTACATTCGAGGATCGCCGCTGGGTGTTTCCCAAGGGCGACTGCGTGCTGCTGCCGGTTTCGAATACCACGGCCGAGTTGCTAGCTCACCACATTGGCGAGCAACTGCTAGCATCGCTGGCCGAGCAGGGCTTCGCGCCTGCCCGGCTCGAGGTCGCGGTCGACGAATGCCAGGGCCAGCAGGGCGTTTGCGTGTGGGACGCTTAG
- a CDS encoding triphosphoribosyl-dephospho-CoA synthase, with the protein MSSAEPSRFSLGACASLACLWEATSAKPGNVHRGADFEDLSYADFLASAAVIGPVIERCSEQGLGATVLAGVEATQRVAGVNTNLGTLLLLAPLAMAKGDTQLAGKLIEQATADDVADIYQAIRLAKPGGLGEVEQGDVAQPPEHSLLAAMQLAADRDLIARQYTTNFADVVAAADYIESHLAGGRKLNDSIVLGQLLLLSRHGDSLVARKLGQQLSDDLATQAATTLALYTQDIEAYYRGVADLDFWLRADGHRRNPGTTADLLAAALFVLLVQNRLSMPVQFYAPPVE; encoded by the coding sequence ATGAGTTCCGCTGAGCCTTCTCGTTTTTCGTTGGGGGCGTGCGCCTCGCTGGCTTGCTTGTGGGAGGCCACCTCGGCGAAGCCGGGCAACGTGCATCGCGGTGCCGATTTCGAAGACCTGAGCTACGCCGACTTTCTCGCCAGCGCGGCGGTCATCGGTCCGGTGATCGAACGCTGCAGCGAGCAAGGTCTGGGAGCCACCGTGCTGGCTGGCGTCGAAGCGACGCAGCGAGTCGCCGGAGTGAACACGAACCTCGGCACGTTGTTGCTGCTTGCACCGCTCGCGATGGCCAAGGGCGACACCCAACTCGCTGGCAAGCTCATCGAGCAGGCGACCGCCGACGACGTGGCCGACATCTATCAGGCGATTCGCCTGGCCAAGCCTGGCGGGCTTGGGGAGGTCGAGCAAGGCGACGTTGCCCAGCCGCCCGAGCACTCGCTGCTGGCGGCCATGCAACTGGCGGCCGATCGCGACCTGATCGCACGCCAGTACACGACGAACTTTGCCGACGTGGTTGCTGCGGCCGACTACATCGAGTCGCACCTGGCCGGCGGGCGGAAGCTGAACGACTCCATCGTGCTCGGTCAGTTGTTGCTGCTCTCGCGCCATGGCGATAGCCTGGTGGCCCGCAAACTCGGCCAGCAGCTCTCCGACGACCTGGCGACGCAGGCCGCCACGACGCTGGCCTTGTACACGCAAGACATCGAAGCCTACTACCGCGGAGTCGCCGACCTCGACTTCTGGCTACGAGCCGATGGGCATCGTCGCAATCCCGGAACCACGGCCGACCTGCTCGCTGCGGCGTTGTTTGTGCTGCTCGTCCAGAACCGTCTGTCGATGCCGGTGCAGTTTTACGCTCCGCCGGTCGAGTAG
- a CDS encoding alpha/beta fold hydrolase: MSHSQAHWRELYPFGSHWLGTDKGRIHYIDEGAADSPPMLFVHGNPTWSFHWRRLITALSPRFRTVAIDHLGCGLSDKPQQTLRLADHIAHLVSLVEELDLKNITLVAQDWGGAIGLGAMLQAPERLSRIVLFNTGAFPPWYIPYRIAACRWPVVGRLGVQGLNMFTRAALTMTLSRSSQLAPEVAAAYLEPTNSWANRRQIYEFVADIPMSAKHPTWHTLEGIERGLESLADRPALLAWGMQDWCFRPDCLEKFIGYWPNAEVHRLDDVGHWVVEDAPDQSLELIESFLSRTDAEALS, from the coding sequence ATGAGTCACTCCCAAGCTCACTGGCGCGAACTCTATCCGTTCGGCTCGCACTGGCTCGGTACGGACAAGGGGCGCATTCACTACATCGACGAAGGTGCGGCCGACTCGCCGCCGATGTTGTTCGTGCATGGCAATCCCACCTGGTCGTTTCACTGGCGCCGGCTGATCACCGCGCTGAGCCCACGATTTCGCACCGTGGCAATCGACCACCTTGGTTGCGGGCTGAGCGACAAGCCGCAGCAAACGCTTCGCCTGGCCGATCACATTGCTCACTTGGTTTCGCTAGTTGAGGAGCTGGACCTCAAGAACATCACGCTCGTCGCCCAGGACTGGGGAGGAGCCATTGGGCTGGGGGCGATGCTGCAAGCACCCGAGCGGTTGTCGCGGATCGTGCTGTTCAATACCGGCGCGTTTCCCCCTTGGTACATTCCCTATCGAATCGCTGCCTGCCGTTGGCCGGTGGTTGGGCGGTTGGGCGTGCAGGGGCTCAACATGTTTACCCGGGCGGCGCTCACCATGACCTTGTCGCGGAGCAGCCAGCTCGCCCCAGAAGTCGCAGCCGCCTACCTGGAGCCGACCAATAGCTGGGCGAATCGTCGTCAGATCTACGAGTTCGTTGCCGACATTCCAATGTCGGCCAAGCATCCCACCTGGCATACGCTCGAAGGCATCGAGCGTGGGCTCGAGTCGCTGGCCGATCGCCCTGCGCTGCTCGCCTGGGGCATGCAGGACTGGTGCTTCCGTCCCGACTGTCTGGAGAAGTTCATCGGCTACTGGCCCAACGCCGAAGTGCACCGCTTGGACGATGTCGGTCACTGGGTGGTTGAAGATGCTCCCGATCAATCGCTCGAGCTGATTGAGTCGTTCTTATCGCGTACTGATGCTGAGGCACTTTCATGA
- a CDS encoding metal-dependent transcriptional regulator: MASLTVENYLKAIYQLADGDLHRTVSTGQIAEALSVSPGTVTSMLKTLAESSLASYKPYEGVQLTPVGRALALRVIRRHRLIELFLVQTLELSWDEVHEEAEHMEHAVSDWLVDRIEQHLGHPKFDPHGDPIPAADGEMTHAAAIPLAELSAGRQFRVVRVVDQSPEFLRELSESGIAIGVSGSVAEVHADGGQTIELDGDQQHLDSHVASHVYVDETRDAPSQP; encoded by the coding sequence GTGGCAAGCCTGACCGTCGAAAACTACTTGAAGGCCATCTACCAGCTGGCCGACGGCGACCTGCACCGCACGGTTTCTACAGGGCAGATCGCCGAGGCCCTGTCGGTGTCGCCAGGCACGGTGACCAGCATGCTCAAAACGCTGGCCGAAAGCAGCCTGGCGAGCTACAAGCCGTACGAGGGGGTGCAGCTCACCCCGGTCGGCCGCGCGCTGGCGCTACGTGTGATCCGCCGCCATCGATTGATCGAGCTGTTTCTCGTCCAGACACTCGAACTCTCGTGGGACGAAGTGCACGAAGAAGCCGAGCACATGGAGCACGCGGTCAGTGACTGGCTGGTCGACCGCATCGAGCAACACCTGGGTCACCCGAAGTTCGATCCGCATGGCGATCCGATTCCGGCGGCCGATGGCGAGATGACCCACGCGGCGGCCATTCCGCTGGCCGAGCTATCCGCAGGACGACAGTTTCGCGTCGTGCGAGTGGTCGACCAATCGCCAGAGTTCTTGCGCGAGCTAAGCGAGTCGGGCATCGCGATCGGCGTGTCGGGCTCGGTGGCCGAAGTGCACGCTGATGGTGGACAGACGATCGAACTTGATGGCGATCAGCAACATCTCGATTCGCATGTCGCGAGTCATGTGTACGTCGACGAAACGCGCGACGCACCCTCACAGCCATAA
- a CDS encoding winged helix-turn-helix domain-containing protein — translation MAKKTAASKTTPAAKPAPAETPAAAAKPTPAPKKAAPKKKAAASKAKPVVLMTSDHIGHTAGDVWKALAEQGPQTATSLKKLVDAPGDTVIAAVGWLAREGKLDFVASGRVVKIALR, via the coding sequence ATGGCCAAGAAAACCGCTGCCTCGAAGACCACCCCTGCCGCCAAACCAGCCCCCGCTGAAACGCCAGCCGCTGCTGCGAAGCCGACCCCAGCCCCCAAAAAGGCTGCCCCCAAGAAAAAGGCCGCCGCCAGCAAAGCCAAACCCGTGGTGCTGATGACCAGCGACCACATTGGGCACACCGCCGGCGATGTGTGGAAAGCCCTCGCCGAGCAAGGCCCACAGACGGCCACGTCGCTCAAAAAGCTGGTCGATGCTCCTGGCGACACGGTGATTGCCGCAGTCGGCTGGCTGGCTCGCGAAGGCAAGCTCGATTTCGTCGCCTCGGGTCGGGTGGTAAAAATCGCCCTCCGCTAA
- a CDS encoding malate dehydrogenase has translation MKIAIVGVGHVGAALAYSLLNLETASELMLVGRNQGRLQGETLDLRHASSFFDDPPLITYGRVEDCRNADIIVLTLAVPQIQLDRNAMAADNAALFRQVVPLLAEQNPAAVLIVATNPVEALTQYTIELSGFPPSRVMGAGTIIDSCRFRLSLSEHLSVHPDDVRAYVLGEHGDSQFLWQSGASVGGVTLDPADIPQSMIEAARSSGTDVFRLKGHTCYAISEALQLIIRSIAGDRLQTMPVSTQVNLGDEFPPLCLALPCIVGRTGVTRRLQPKFSEQEYQQWLTCGQSVARTLEAIRETSPEPVEN, from the coding sequence ATGAAAATTGCGATTGTCGGCGTTGGCCACGTGGGAGCGGCGCTCGCTTACTCGCTGCTGAATCTTGAAACAGCCAGCGAATTGATGCTGGTTGGCCGAAATCAAGGCCGACTGCAGGGCGAAACGCTCGATCTGCGCCACGCCAGCAGCTTTTTCGACGATCCCCCGCTTATTACCTACGGGCGGGTCGAGGATTGCCGCAACGCGGACATCATCGTTCTCACCCTGGCGGTCCCCCAGATCCAACTCGACCGTAACGCGATGGCCGCCGACAACGCGGCCCTGTTCCGCCAAGTCGTTCCGCTGCTTGCTGAGCAAAACCCCGCAGCTGTGCTGATTGTGGCCACCAACCCGGTGGAAGCCCTCACCCAATACACTATTGAGCTATCCGGTTTCCCACCCAGCCGAGTGATGGGGGCAGGCACGATTATCGACAGCTGCCGGTTCCGTCTGTCGCTATCCGAGCATCTATCGGTCCACCCCGACGACGTGCGGGCCTACGTACTCGGCGAACATGGTGATTCGCAGTTCCTATGGCAAAGCGGGGCCTCCGTAGGAGGCGTGACCCTCGATCCTGCGGATATCCCGCAAAGCATGATCGAGGCGGCTCGCTCGTCGGGCACCGACGTTTTTCGCCTTAAAGGGCATACCTGCTATGCGATTAGCGAGGCCCTGCAGCTTATCATCCGCAGTATCGCGGGCGACCGACTGCAAACGATGCCGGTTTCGACCCAGGTGAACCTAGGGGACGAATTCCCCCCACTTTGCCTGGCATTGCCGTGCATCGTCGGAAGAACTGGCGTCACCCGGCGTTTACAGCCGAAATTCTCGGAACAGGAATACCAGCAGTGGCTTACCTGCGGGCAAAGCGTCGCTCGCACCCTGGAAGCCATACGCGAGACATCGCCGGAACCAGTGGAAAACTAG
- the tuf gene encoding elongation factor Tu has product MAKDTFTSTKPHVNVGTIGHIDHGKTTTTGAIVAVQAAKGLAKAKSYADIAKGGTVRDETKTVTIAAAHVEYETANRHYAHIDCPGHADFIKNMITGAAQMDGAILVVSAPDGPMPQTREHILLARQVGVPKVVVYLNKCDLVDDEELLELVEIEVRELLDKYDFPGDDVPVIKGNSKAAYENPSDPEASKCISELMDAIDTYIDEPTREVDKPFLMAIEDVFSIEGRGTVATGRVEKGVIKVGDEVEIIGLQEGATKTTCTGVEAFNKTMESAEAGHNVGCLLRGVKREDIQRGQVLAKPGSITPHTKFEGEVYVLSKEEGGRHTPFFSGYRPQFYFRTTDVTGTANLVGDAEMCMPGDNARLSVELSKPIAMEDGVRFAIREGGKTVGSGVVTKILE; this is encoded by the coding sequence ATGGCCAAGGATACCTTTACTAGTACCAAGCCGCACGTGAACGTCGGCACCATCGGTCACATCGACCACGGCAAAACCACCACTACCGGCGCTATTGTCGCTGTGCAGGCCGCCAAGGGTCTGGCCAAGGCCAAGTCGTATGCCGATATCGCCAAGGGCGGTACCGTGCGTGACGAAACCAAGACGGTTACCATCGCCGCAGCTCACGTTGAATACGAGACTGCCAACCGTCACTACGCCCACATCGACTGCCCGGGCCACGCCGACTTTATCAAGAACATGATCACCGGTGCCGCCCAGATGGACGGTGCGATTCTGGTTGTATCGGCTCCGGATGGACCGATGCCCCAGACTCGTGAGCACATCCTGCTCGCCCGTCAAGTTGGTGTGCCCAAGGTGGTGGTGTACTTGAACAAGTGCGACCTCGTCGACGACGAAGAGCTGCTGGAACTGGTCGAAATCGAAGTCCGCGAACTGCTGGACAAGTACGACTTCCCCGGCGACGACGTGCCAGTGATCAAGGGCAACTCCAAGGCTGCCTACGAGAACCCTTCGGACCCCGAAGCCTCGAAGTGCATCAGCGAGCTGATGGATGCCATCGACACGTACATCGACGAGCCCACCCGCGAAGTCGACAAGCCATTCCTGATGGCCATCGAAGACGTCTTCTCGATCGAAGGTCGTGGTACCGTGGCCACCGGTCGTGTCGAAAAGGGCGTGATCAAGGTTGGCGACGAAGTCGAAATCATTGGTCTGCAAGAAGGCGCTACCAAGACCACCTGCACCGGTGTCGAAGCGTTCAACAAGACCATGGAATCCGCCGAAGCTGGCCACAACGTTGGTTGCCTTCTGCGTGGTGTAAAGCGTGAAGATATCCAACGCGGTCAGGTTCTGGCCAAGCCGGGTTCGATCACTCCGCACACCAAGTTCGAGGGTGAAGTTTACGTGCTGAGCAAGGAAGAAGGCGGACGTCACACTCCGTTCTTCAGCGGTTACCGTCCTCAGTTCTACTTCCGCACCACCGACGTGACCGGTACCGCCAACCTGGTTGGTGACGCCGAAATGTGCATGCCCGGCGACAACGCTCGCCTGAGCGTCGAGCTCTCCAAGCCAATCGCTATGGAAGACGGCGTTCGCTTCGCTATCCGCGAAGGTGGCAAGACCGTCGGTTCCGGCGTGGTCACCAAGATCCTCGAGTAG
- the secE gene encoding preprotein translocase subunit SecE, which translates to MGAYLQELFKFNLYKRTQGRVVRQLTFAACAIIVALGCWSLSGELQSIDSQPVRYLLPFGLLLAGVWACFRLIQMPQFADFLISVEAEMNKVAWPKRRELINATIVVIAVIFLLAILLFSFDFILQALKAGAEGLIKKDTVDAATELAK; encoded by the coding sequence GTGGGTGCCTACCTGCAAGAACTGTTTAAGTTCAATCTCTATAAACGTACCCAAGGGCGCGTTGTCCGTCAGCTAACCTTTGCGGCCTGCGCTATCATTGTTGCTTTGGGTTGCTGGTCGCTTTCCGGCGAACTGCAATCGATCGACAGCCAGCCCGTTCGGTACCTACTACCCTTTGGGCTGCTTCTGGCAGGTGTCTGGGCATGCTTTCGCCTGATTCAGATGCCCCAGTTTGCCGACTTTCTCATTTCGGTCGAAGCCGAAATGAACAAAGTCGCCTGGCCCAAACGACGCGAGTTGATCAACGCCACGATTGTGGTGATAGCAGTGATCTTCCTGCTGGCGATCCTGCTCTTCAGCTTCGACTTCATCCTTCAAGCATTGAAGGCCGGAGCAGAAGGCCTGATCAAGAAAGACACGGTTGACGCCGCTACCGAGCTGGCCAAGTAG